In the genome of Kineosporia corallincola, one region contains:
- a CDS encoding YbaB/EbfC family nucleoid-associated protein produces MSSEYDEILGRAMAEYGRSRDRALKARRDIDALTETATAPRQVVQVTVDAMGRLTELKFPTASYKSMPAPELAKIILKTVSDARERVGARAASAMAPALPPHVDPAALLSGRMDGSALIPDELAEVRGSSDPWQTPEDHHE; encoded by the coding sequence ATGAGCAGCGAGTACGACGAGATCCTCGGCCGGGCGATGGCCGAGTACGGCCGCAGCCGGGACCGGGCGCTGAAGGCCCGGCGGGACATCGACGCCCTGACCGAGACCGCGACCGCACCCCGCCAGGTGGTGCAGGTGACGGTGGACGCCATGGGCCGGCTCACGGAGCTGAAGTTCCCCACCGCGTCGTACAAGAGCATGCCCGCGCCGGAGCTGGCCAAGATCATTCTGAAGACCGTCTCGGACGCCCGGGAACGCGTCGGGGCCCGGGCGGCCTCGGCGATGGCGCCGGCCCTGCCGCCGCACGTCGACCCGGCCGCACTGCTGAGCGGGCGGATGGACGGGAGTGCCCTGATACCCGACGAACTGGCCGAGGTGCGTGGCTCCTCGGACCCCTGGCAGACCCCGGAGGACCACCATGAGTGA